The nucleotide window TGCATAGCGATTGTTTTCATAATGCGCGCCACCGGAAAAATTAACTTCTATTTTGATATTTTCAATCAAGTCCAAACGGGTAAACTCCGCCAACATTCTGTCAGCTTCCGCAACTCCCTCATGCACAACAGAGAGCACATTCGTTATTTTTTCCAGATAGGGTGAATTGCCACCGTAATGCAAAAACACGGGTTCACCTTGGCCGTCGTGTGCAATACGGGGGCTTTCCAAATCCACATAGACAACAGGCTCAACCACACCTGATGGGCGTTGCTGCATTCCGATGACAAATGGCTCACGATCAATCACCGCAGGAATATAAGGTACAAGCCACTGATCACCTGATAAAAACAGGTTTTCATTTGCTTCAAAACCAAACAACACAATCGTTAGCCAGGAACCATCTTCTGTGCGCTGAAACAATATCGGATAATATTTTTGTAATTCATTAAATTCTGTGGGATATACCGCGCACCCGCCTATCGCATCACCCAACTCCCCACCACGGCGAGTGACAATACGCAAATCTTTGTGCGCAATATTATTTAACAATTCATATTGAGCCATAAAAAATCCTCACCGACATTACAAAAAGCAAAGCCGCTGTTACCAGCGGCTTTGCTTGTCTTTTGCTACAAACTTCCTACCAATTAGAAAGTGTAACGCAAGCCAACTTGATAACGAGCACCCAAATCTTCCAGCGACAACAACTGCGCCTCTGAACGACCGTGAGTACGATAGTTCTCACCAGTGACGTTGATGCCTTCTGCAGTAAAGGTCAGGTTATCACTGAACTCATAACCAATAGACAAATCGATTTGTGAGTAGGCTTCAACGTATTGCGGCTGATTACCACCACCTGCGGTACGGCTCAACAAGAAGCTGTCACGCCAGTTGTATGCCAAACGAATTTGCCATGCATCTTTATCGTAGAAACCAACAACGTTGGCAGTATCCGACAAACCTGTCATCGCAAACTGGCCAGCAGTGGTGAGATTGTCGAACTCAACATCTGCATCTACCATCGTATAGTTAGCTTGTACACCGAAACCAGATTCACCAAACCAATGCTGTGCAGCAACTTCAAGACCATCAATTACCGCTGATTTGTCGTTTACCGGCTTGTTTACTTGCCAAATCAACAGCGGGTCATCATTGTCAGCACGAACCCAACGACCATTTGATGAAATAAATGCCGGGTCTGAATTTGCCAATACGTAAGTATGCAGCGCCTCTTCGTTCACTTGAGGAATACCACTGGCAATCGCGGTTTGACCCAAACGTACGTCACGCAGACCGTAGGCAGTTTCATTAAAAATCTGGGTACCAATGAATCCATCGACATCTTTACGGAAGTAACCCAATGACACGTAGCTGTCATCGGTGTAATACCATTCCGCAGACACATCAACGTTTTGCGATTCCATTGGTTTCAAACCAGCATCGCCTGCGTTAGCAGTACGCTGCAATAAACTGTTCAAACCAACATCAGGACGCAAATCCGCGTAGCTCGGACGACCAATAGTTTCACTGTAAGAGAAACGCAATTTCAGTGAATCTGTCGGGCTTATGTCAAAGTCTATATTTGGCAACAGATAATCGTAAGAACCAGTTTTTCTTTGTTGCGTTTTTTCTGCCGCGTAAACAACGGACCAATCGTTGTCACTTTCCCACCACAAAATGGTTGGCTCATTGACCAATGACGATGAAGTTACATCAGTCTC belongs to Cellvibrio sp. pealriver and includes:
- a CDS encoding SapC family protein — protein: MAQYELLNNIAHKDLRIVTRRGGELGDAIGGCAVYPTEFNELQKYYPILFQRTEDGSWLTIVLFGFEANENLFLSGDQWLVPYIPAVIDREPFVIGMQQRPSGVVEPVVYVDLESPRIAHDGQGEPVFLHYGGNSPYLEKITNVLSVVHEGVAEADRMLAEFTRLDLIENIKIEVNFSGGAHYENNRYATISKEKLMALPDAEIIALHRSGLLCYAYLIIGSISNIQQMVDIKNKRI